Part of the Prevotella communis genome is shown below.
TGTTTCTTATCGTGCGGGTAATCCTGTTCACGACATAGGCTACAGAGGCGATGATGATGGCAATGACGATGATGATTTCCATAGGGGTGTACAAATTATAATTATGTTCGCGCGTACATTATTAATATAATTATATGATGATTTTGTCTATTGTCTTGCTGATATTGTCGATTACCTTGCCTGGTTTGGCATCATCTTGCGTGCGATCTGGGTTGATGATGGCTTTCAGTCCTAAGGGTTCTATGCGTACGTCGATGTCTGTGCCCATCTTTGTGGGGTCACCATCGAAATGTACGGCACCGGATTCGTTGCGATGGATATGGATGCTGCGTGCCTGGAACGTCTTGATGTGCTTGTTGCTCTTCAGTGTCTTGGCAAAGAGATCGAATCCTACCTTTGCAGCCTCGATGATATTGAAGGGCTCCATGATAATCACGTCGAGAAGTCCGTCCTGCATGGATGCCTCAGGAGCTATATAGGCATTGTTGCCATATTGGGAGGCATTGGCGCAGGCCACGAGGAAGGCGTTGTACTGATGATTGCCTGACTCATCGGTGATGATGTAGGTGTCCGGTTTGTAGGTGAGTCCCTCCTTGAGTACGTTTTCCACGTAGGTGGCAAGACCGCGCTTGCCAGACTCGGCAAATTTCAGTGAGACATAGGCATCGAAGCCCATGCCACAGGTGCAGAAGAAGGGCTGGTCGTTGATGACGCCATAGTCGAAATAGTCTGTCTTTCCTGCATTGATAACCTGCAGGGCCTGCTTCATATCCATCGGAAGACAGAGATGACGGGCTAGTCCGTTGCCAGATCCGCTGGGGATAATTCCCAGAGCCGTCTCACTGTGGGCGAGTGAGCGTGCCACTTCGTTGACGGTACCGTCGCCACCTACAGCCACGCAGATGTCTATATGGTCATTCACGCACTGGCTGGCAAGCTCGGCTGCATGTCCGGCATATTCTGTTTTGATGATTTCACACTCGTAGAGACTGTCATCAATCAACTGCTTGACGAGTAGGGGTAGGGTGTCTTTTGATTTAGTACCCGATATAGGATTAACGATAAAGGTAATGTTCTTTTTCTTCTTTTGCATAGTGCAAAATTACATATTTTGGATGAAAAAAGAGGTGTAAATGATGAATAAAAAGAAAAAAACAAACTTTTATTAAGAAAAATGTGCACGATTTGCGGAATTTTGTGTAACTTTGCACCCCAAATAAAAGTGAAACCTAACAAAAGATATGGGACAACTACAAGAAAGATATAAGTCGTATCGCATTCCTCAGGAGGCAATGGCTAAGGGAATCTACCCCTATTTCCGTGCTATTGAGGGCAAACAGGGTACGGAAGTTGAGATGGGCGGACACAAGGTTTTGATGTTTGGCTCAAATGCATATACTGGTCTGACAGGCGATCAGCGCATCATTGACAAAGCTAAGGCTGCGCTCGATAAATATGGCTCTGGTTGTGCTGGAAGCCGTTTCCTGAATGGTACGTTGGACTTGCATATCCAGCTGGAGAAGGAAATCGCTGAATTTATTGGTAAGGATGACTGTCTCTGCTTTAGCACTGGATTCTCAGTAAACCAGGGTGTTATTCCTGCATTGCTGGGTAAGGATGACTTCGTGATTTGCGATGATCGTGACCACGCATCTATCGTAGATGGCCGTCGTCTGGCTTTCGCTAAGCAGCTCCACTATAAGCACAACGATATGGAAGATTTGGAGCGTGTGCTTCAGAAACTTCCTGCTGAAGCTATCAAGCTCATTGTGGTAGATGGTGTGTTCTCAATGGAGGGCGACCTGGCTAAGCTGCCCGAAATTGTGAAGCTGAAGCATAAGTACAACTGCTCAATCATGGTTGACGAGGCTCACGGTGTTGGCGTATTCGGTCGTCAGGGACGTGGTGTTTGTGACCATTTCGGACTGACTGATGAGGTTGACCTGATTATGGGTACTTTCTCAAAGTCACTGGCTTCTATCGGTGGTTTTATCACTGCTGATGCTGATACCATCAACTGGTTGCGCCATACATGTCGTACTTATATCTTCTCTGCTTCTAACACCCCTGCAGCTACTGCAGCTGCTATGGAGGCTCTGCATATCCTGCAGCAGGAGCCCGAGCGTATTGAGAAGTTGTGGAAGGTGACCCGCTATGCTTTGAAGCGCTTCCGTGAGGAGGGCTTCGAGATTGGCGATACAGAGAGCCCCATCATTCCTCTTTATGTAAGAGATACCGATAAGACATTCCTGGTAACTGCCCTGGCTTTCAATGCTGGTGTATTTATCAACCCTGTAATTCCTCCTGCATGTGCTCCTCAGGACACGCTGGTGCGCTATGCCTTGATGGCTACACACACCGAGGAACAGGTAGAACGTTCGGTAATTGCACTGAAAAAGATCTTTGTTGAACAAGGAATTATAAAATAATTGCGGAAAAATTTGCAAAGGTCACAAAAATTGTGTACCTTTGCACCCGCAAAAACGAGGTGTAGCGCAGTTGGTAGCGTTCCTGGTTTGGGACCAGGCTGTCGCAGGTTCGAGTCCTGTCACCTCGACTAGCAGATAAATTAGGAAAGCATTTAGTCAAAATGGCTAAATGTTTTCTTTTTTTATTCATTTTTCTGTCAAAAAGTTTGCAAAGAAAGATTTTTTCACTATCTTTGTAGCCAGATTAATCGGCTATAGCGATATGAAATCTATACTAAGGGTCTTTACTATAATACTACTACTGCTAGGAAATCAGCACGCCGAGGCTTTTGAGGGACGAACCTTCAAAACCATTAATGCATCCAATGAGTTGGCAGATAATAGTGCGCAGATTGTTGTCTGCACAAAGACCGGTCGTATGATTATCGCTACACTTGGAAGCCTGAACTTCTATAATGGTTCGGGATTCTCACATATCACTCCTCATCACGACTGTCAGTATCAGTTGCCACGCTATACTGGTAACTATCGCCTGGGGTTTGACCGTAAGCATCATATATGGTTGAAGAATTCGCATACGTTGACATGTGTAGACCTGTTGATGGAGCAGTTTATTGTGAATGTCGACAGTGTCATCAATGATTTAGGGTGTCACGAGCCTATAGAAGATTTGTTCGTGGATTCGGAGGGAGGCGTGTGGCTTCTCACGGAAAAAGGTCTCTTTGGAGTAAACGACCAGCAGACGTATACCGTGCTGCGTGATCAGAACCTGCAGGATGTGGATGTGTATGAAAACCTGCTGCTTACTTTCTATGGCAATGGTGAGGAGGTTGGTCAGGACCTTAAAACGGGTAAGACCGTGCATCGTACACGTGCTTATGACTGGGATACAGGACAGCGCTACAATCAGACATCGGCTATCATTCGTTATGAAGACGGCTATTTCATGGTGAGAAATGGTGAGAAAGAGTCTGCGTTCTTGTATTTTGATGTGAAACAGTTGCAGTGGACGGTTATTCAGACTTTCACCTTCCATGTCAATCATCTTGCCCTTCATGACGAAATGATTTATTTGCCATCACAACGTGGATTCGGCATATTTGACATCAAGCAGAATAACATGGCCTGGGTGGATGAGTTCCCGCTTGTTGACGGACGTAAGGTTCAGACAGATTGTAATATGATTGCCTTTGATCGTCAGGATGGTATGTGGATCGGCACAGAAGACCGTGGCGTACTTTATTCCCGTCCGGCAAAATTACAGTTTATGTCGTACGCCGTTTCAACACCGGAAGCTGAGCACTATTCCAGGATGATGGATGAGTTGAATCAGAATATCACGGAATTTCATGGTCTGCGTGCCAACTGTATGTTTATGGACAGTAGGGGCTGGTCGTGGATAGGTACGACAACAGGACTCTATCTGTATAAGACGCCTCAGTCGGAACCACTGGTATTCTCCAAGAGAAACGGATTCTATAATAATGTGGTCCATACGGTGGTGGAAGATAGGAATCATAATATCTGGGCTGCTACGTCAAATGGTGTCTCCTATGTACGTTTCAAGGGTGAGAAGGTGGAGTTTGTCAATAGCTTCAATGATATTGACGGCGTGCCAAGCGAGTCCTTTGTAAATTGTAAGGGCAGGATGCTTGATGACGGTACGATTATTATGCAGGCTATAGATCATGTCGTGCGATTCAATCCTGACGATTTGGAGGAGGTCAATACACCTCATCCCTATAAACTGTTTCCCAAGCTGATTCGCCTGATGGTGAATGGAAATAATATTGAACCCGATATGATGATGGATAATCATATCGTTATTGACAGAGCATTGTCACGTACATGGGAAATCGTGTTGAGCAGTGAACATTCGTCGGTATCTCTGACTTTCTCGCCTCTAAACTACTATCGTCCTCTGCAGACGTACTACAGACTCAGGATAAAAGGTGTTAAGGAATATGAGGAATGGACACTGCTATCCGTCTTTAATAGTGGTGGAAAGGTTGATTCCAAAGGTATGTTGCATGTTCCACTGATGGGATTGGCTCCAGGTTCATATCAATTGGAACTGCAGGCTTCGATGTATCCTGACCAGTGGGATGGGGAACCGTTTATTTGGAATATCATCGTCAACGAACCTTGGTGGCAGACTACCGGTATCTTGTGGCTTCTCGGCATCATCGTATTTATGATTGGTATTACCAATTTCGTCTTCTATATGCGAAACGAGCGCATGCGTATGCGCAGGAGTCATGGTGAAGGTGATATGATACGAAAGATACGTCAGTTTGTGACACGCTGTAATACCGATACAAGTGAATCCCTGTCACCGATGCATGAAGAGTATGGCCATAATTCCGAGAATGCAGACGTCAAACTGAGTCCGGAGTTTATGGAGGTGATGATGCGTATCCTGCCTTATGTAAAGGCTCACATGAGGGGTGACTTGAGTATGGCACAGTTGAGCCATGTGGCAGAAATGGATGTGGTGCCTTTCTATGAGTTGATGATGGATAATATCTATAAGAGTCCTCGCGACCTGGCACGTTTCTATCGTCTGGAGAATGCCACAAAACTATTGCTGACAACGGATCATACGATAGAACAAATTGCAGAGGAATGTGGATTCTTTACTGCCAATTATATGATTGGCACCTTCTTCCATCAGTATAAGCAGACGCCTCAGGAATATCGTGAGAGTCATTAATAAGGTTATCCGAATAGGGCACGGAGGGCTTCTTCCACTTTCCTGACGGGATGAATCTCAATCTTGTATTTCTTTGTGTTGAGACCTTGCATGTTATAGCGAGGGATGATGATGTGCTGGAATCCTAATTTCTCAGCCTCGGCAATACGTTGGTCAATACGATTGACAGGTCGCACCTCACCACTTAATCCTACCTCGCCGGCCATGCACCAGCCTGGTTCGATGGGTGTGTCAACATTTGACGAGAGTACGGCAGCAATGACGGATAGGTCCATAGCCAAGTCTGTAACCCTCAGTCCGCCAGCGATATTCACAAAGACATCCTTCTGCATCAGTTTGAATCCTACGCGTTTTTCCAGGACAGCCAGCAGCATATTCAATCGGCGCTGATCAAAACCTGTGGCCGAACGTTGTGGGGTGCCATAGGCTGCTGATGATACAAGGGCCTGGGTCTCAAGCAGGAACGGACGTACACCTTCAATGGCACTGGAGATGGCAATGCCGGACAGACCTTCATGGTCTTGTGTGAGCAGAAGTTCTGATGGGTTGTTCACCTGTCTGAGGCCGTTTTGCAGCATCTCGTAGATACCTAGTTCTGATGTGCTTCCAAAACGATTCTTGATACTTCTCAGGATACGATACATATAATGCTGGTCGCCCTCAAACTGAATGACGGTGTCAACGATATGTTCCAACACCTTTGGACCTGCCAGTGTACCTTCCTTTGTGATATGTCCAATCAGGATGACAGGTACGCCACTTGTCTTGGCAAATCGCAATAATGCAGCAGCACACTCACGTACCTGAGCCACGGAGCCGGCACTTGACTCAACATCCTCAGTGGCAATGGTCTGTATGGAGTCAACAACAACCAGGTCTGGTTGTTCTTCCTTGATATGTTCAAAGATATGTTCCAGTGCGTTCTCGCACAGAATCATAAAGTTCTCTGGATTGGGCTGTCCGTTTAAGATGCGCTCTGCACGCATCTTCAACTGGTGGGCACTTTCCTCACCACTGACGTAGAGAATGCGCTTGTCGGTAAGACGGAGCATGGTCTGTAATGACAGCGTGGATTTTCCGATTCCAGGTTCGCCGCCAAGCAGTACGATACTGCCTGGTACCAGACCACCTCCAAGAACGCGGTTCAGCTCTTCGTCATGCATATCGATACGTTTCTCGTCATGGCTGCTTATCTCGCTGAGTCTCATGATGCGGTTGGTGCGTAGGGCATGACCTGTCTTGGCTGCGGCGGAGGTGGCACTCTGTCTGACGTTGTCAGTACTGAGCTTGATTTCCTTGAATGTGTTCCACCGTCCGCAAGACGGACACTTTCCAATCCATTTTGCTGATTCTTGTCCGCAGTTCTCGCAGACGTATGCTGTCTTGTCCTTTGCCATTCTGAGTTTTCTTATATCAAGTTTGATGCAAAGGTACTAAATTCAAAGGCTCTATACAAGGCTTTTTACTTTATTAACTCTTGTATTTGGTGAATGATTTCGCAGTTACAAAAGAATTTAGTACTTTTGCACCACGATGAACGGAATAAGACTATTTTTTACTATCGCCACTGGTTTGTTGTGTTTTGTTGCATGTGCAGGCAGGGGTGATAATACGCAAACGGATAATGAAAAAGATACGCGGGAGTCAGACTCTGCCTCACTGCGTATTGCGGTGATGCCTACCATAGACTGTCTGCCCTTGTTTGTGGCAGAGGAGGAGGGTATGTTTGAACGTCATGGTGTCAGCGTAAGCCTCTATCCCTATCAGGCTCAGATGGATTGTGACACGGCCATTCGGAATGGATGGGTGGATGCAATGGTGACGGATCTGGTGAGAGCAGAGCGTCTGAAGAGTCAGGGCGTGCAGTTGCGTTACCTTACTGCTACAGACTTGCAATGGCAACTGTTGGCCGGAAAACATGCTCGCCTGAAGAAACTGGGACAACTCGAGAACAAAATGATTGCGATGACGCGTTATTCCGCTACAGCTATGTTGGCTGACGTGCTTGTGGATAGTGCTTCTGTCATCAATGAGCATGTGTTCAGGATTCAGGTTAACGACCTTGGTGTACGTCTTCAGATGTTGGAGACTGAAACCATGGATGCTATGTTCCTGCCTCAGCCTCAAGCTACTGCTGCAAAACTGTTAGGTGCCGAAGTTCTCTATGATACGCAGTGGAATGATGTCTGCATGGGGGCGATGGTCGCCAGTGAGGCTTCTCAGTGTGATACGTTGCGCCAGCGTCTGACAAAAGGTATGCTGAAAGCCTATGGTGAAGCTTGCGATACCATCAATAAACGTGGTGTGAGATTTTACAGTAAACTGTTGGCACAGCGATGTGGACTGAAGGGTGGAGTGGCGGACTCCATATCTTCGGATATTCATTTTAACGGGGTGCGTCAGCCACGTCAGCAAGATATTACGAGAGCTACTTCATGGCTTAATAAATAATTGGCATAAGGAGAGATACATGCAGAACGTGAATCCACTAGACGGAGTTATATCGTATATAACAGCCAAAAAACTCTTTGCGGGCATACAGAGCCTGGAGAATTATCTCCTGTCGTATCCGCAAATGCCTGGCTTGGACAAATTGTCGGCTATCAAGGTCGACTATGAGTTGATGGCCGACTATTGGAAGCGTGGGGCAAATGATCCTGAGCGTGAACAGGTCTATGAGCAATTGCTGAGACGTCTGTATGTGTTGGCCATGAATATCCGTGCTCATCATCTCTACCGCACTAATTCCTACTGGATAACTACTTATCAGCGTCCACGTAAGAACAGAACTGAATGGGGACTGACGGGCATAAGGGAGGAGTTGGAAAACTATGTCACTGAGACGGCGATGCTGGATTTTGAACCTGCACATATCAGGGCAAACAAAAGTCTGCAATTGAATCAGCGTCATCAGACCTTCATGAGTAATCTCTTTGAATATGTGTTGACTTCGCGCCAATGGAAAGATTCTTTGTCAGAGCAGTTCGTGGATATCCTACTGTCGCCTACGATTGATACCGTAGATCAGCAGTTGCTTGTAAGTGCCATCACGCTGGCTGCCCAGAATGCGTTTGACGTGAATAAGGTGCTGACGCTGATAAAGGTGTATAAGCAGTCAACTGATATCTGTGTCCGTCAGCGTGCGCTGGTAGGGTGGACGTTGACTGTTAATGCTGAAAAATCTACCCTTTATCCTGAAATAAAACAGACTATTGCTGAGATAGGTGCTGATGAGACAATGTGCCAGGAGTTGACGGAACTGCAGATGCAACTGTTCTTCTGTAAGAGCACGGAGAGTGATCAGAAGAAGATTCAGGATGAGATAATGCCTGATATTATGAATGGCGGTCATTTTAAGATGACTTCAAAGGGACTGGAGGAAATGGATGAGGACGCGCTGGAGGATATCCTGCATCCTGATGCAGCTGAACGTGATATGGAGAAGATGGAACAGAGCGTGACGCGTATGACGGATATGCAGAAAGAAGGCTCTGACATCTATTTCGCCGGCTTTGCGCAGATGAAGCGTTTCTCCTTCTTCTACGACTTATCCAACTGGTTCGTTCCTTTCTTTGCGAATCATCCAGCTGTTAATAATATCTGGGAGAACTCAAAAGGTCAGAAATTCCTGCATTCAATTATATCAAGGGGCGCTTTCTGCGATAGTGACAAATACTCGTTTGTTCTGAGTTTTGACCAAGTGCTTAATCGTTTGCCTGCCCATATATTGAATATGATGGAAGAAGGTGAAGCGATGGCGATGCCTCTGGGCGGGATAGTAACGAACGAAGAAAGGAAAACGCCTGCTTACATCAGACGTATGTATCTGCAGGATTTATACCGCTTCTTCCGACTGTACCCTGCTCGTCAGGAGTTCCGGAATCCTTTTGATGAGGAAAAGATATATCTTTTCTTTGCAAGTGAATTGTTGTGTAAGACGTCACTGGTCAATCGTATGAGTGAAGTGGTAAACTTCCTTGTGAAGCGCAAATACTATCATGAGGCAGAGGAGATTCTTTGTCTTTATCCCAAGGATAAGCGCGACTATCAATATTGCTTCTTACGCGGACATCTATGTCAGGTACAGCCGGAAGGCTTGGGTGGAGAGGACAAATTCTGGTATAAAGCGGCCTTGAAACTGAAACCTGATGATAAGAAGGCGCTAGCGGGATTGGCACGCGCGCATTTTTATGATAATGAATATCGTCAGGCTCTGGATGTCTACAAGCAGCTACTGGACATAAATGCAGAGTCCAGGTCGTATATGCTTAATGCGTCTATTTGCATGGCTAACCTTCGTCAGTGTGAGGATGCCCTCAAATTGCTGTATAAGTTGAACTATCTCGATGAAGAGAATATGGAGGTGGTGCTTGTATTGGCTTGGGTGCTGACAATTGATGGACGTTTTGATGAGGCAAAGAAATACTTTGCCCAACTCATGACTCAGGAGCATCCTCAGGCAGATTGTTTCCTTTATCAAGGTTACTGCCTGTGGTTTTCCGGCGACATTGGAGGAGCCATCCAGTCATTTCGCCGTTATCAGGATCTTCTCATTGCTTCGGATCCTTCGTTGGAAAATGCTTTCTATTTGACGGAAAATGACGTTATTCGCAAATACCATATAGGTAAAGGCGAGATTCAGATGATGCTGGATGCGATAAAAGGTTAGAGGAAAGGACGCAACAGGTGGGCAAACCAGCCACGGAAACGTTGCCAGGGCGTGCGGAATTCTTTCCATGTCTGTGGTGTCAGGTAGATGCTTTCCTTCTTATCACGCTCAAACATATCATCCAGTTCTCGTGTGGTGCAACTGTCAATAATCACGGCGTTCTCTTCGTAGTCGAATCGTGTGCTGCGGGCATCCAGGTTGGTACTGCCAACAGTACAGAATTTCCCGTCGACCATCATAATCTTAGAATGATGGAAACCTGGTTGGTAAAGCCATACATTTGCACCGCGCTTCATTAATTTATGAGCATTATAGAATGCACAGTCCGGTGTCAGGGGAATATCGCTCTTGGCAGATAGCATGATGTCCACTTTGATACCTCGCTTCAGAGCCTGCTTGATTGCTTTCTTGATGCAGGGAATCAGGGTGAAGTAGGGGTTGATGATGTGGATAGAGTCTTTGGCATCGTTGATGGCATTGACATAGAAGTAGCGCATGGCATCATTCGTGATATGGGGCTCACGATTAATGATACCCACCAGTTTCTTCCCTGCTGTTGCTGTCGTGTCTGGCTTGAGACCTTTCATGGCTGTAGGTTCATAGGCCCTGAAGTACTGAGGCTGTGAGAGTAGATCCTCGCCAGTGGCTTTCTTCCATATCCTACAGAAAATCTGTTGCAGCACATTGACGGCGCCACCCTCAATACGACAGTGCATGTCGCGCCAAGCACCTACCTGCTCCGTACCTTTTATATAATAGTCGGCAACGTTCATACCTCCTGTATAGGCAATACTTCCGTCGATGACTACAATCTTACGATGGTCGCGTGGCCATATATGGTTGACCCAGGGAAAACGGATCGGATCGAATTCTACGATGTCAATACTGTCTTTTCGAAGGGCTTCCAGATGATGTTTGCGCAGAGGCTGGTTATTGGAATCGTTACCAAAACCATCAAACATGGCGCGGATCTCTACGCCTTCCTTGCGCTTCTCCTTCAGAATGTCGAAAAGAAGCATGGCGATAGAGTCGTTGCGGAAATTGAAATACTCCAAGTGGACGCTATGCCTGGCCTGCTTGATAGCTGCAAACATATCGTCGAATTTTTCCTGTCCCGACATAAGGAGCGTCACGCTGTTATTATCTGAGAACGTGACATCATAGTCCTTCAACTGCCGATATATCAGGGAATCGGAGGTGAGGTTATCCTGTGCTTTTAATGTGCTTGTTGAAAGAATAGCAAGTGCCACGAGAGTAACACTTGCCATCTTATATCCTAATGTATTCATTTGCGGTGTTTAAGCCTGTATTCAGAGGGCGTCATTCCGAAGCGCTCCTTAAAGAGGTTGATAAAGTGCTCGCCAGTTGCAAATCCAACGTGTGAAGCCAACTCACTCATGTTGATATTCGTACGCTGGAGCAGGATGCAGGCGTGGCGCAGACGTAGGTCGCGCACAATCTCGGCAGGTGTCTTTCCTGTGATGTCATGAACCTTCTGGAAGAAGGGCTTCATGCTCATGCCCATCGCTTCTGCCATATCCTCCAGATTGATGGTGCCACGATTCATATTCTGTTGGACATACTGCTCAATGCTGTTGATGAGTTGCTGGTCCATGCTCTCAGTCATACTGAATTTCTCGTGCATCTCATCCTGGTCGTCTGTGAAGTTGTAGTTCTGTTCCATGGCCGATGCAGTATGGTCTCTGACAATCTGTATGGCCAGTGACTTCATCTGTTCATCTTCCTCAATATCATTGGCGCTTGGGTTGTAGGTTGCCAAATCCATGCTCTCAGTGGCGGTAGTCATGCTGGAGTTACGACCTTCCAGTTCACGTGTCTCTGCACCTTCAATCAAATCTGTCTTAATCTCAATTGGTCCTACGCCAAGCAGTTTGTTGAAACGCATCACAGCTTCTTGCAGGTTGAATGGTTTAGCCAGATAGTCGTCAGCGCCCATCGTGATATTCTGACTCGTCATCTCCTGTGGGGAGAGCTTGTTGTCTGTCATCAGTACGAACTTGATGCGGTTAAGCGTGGGGTGCATCTTGATGTTATTGCACAGTTCGCTACCTGTCATCTTGGGCATGTCCTGTTTACAGATAACCAGATCTGGCATCATGGATTCGATATCGGTGGCAGCTTTATGGATATCGTTATAAGTATGGAACTCATAAACAAACTTCAGGTGCGACTTGATGAACTTGATAAACTCTACATTGCTGTCAATGAAGACAACACGGAATTTTGCTGTTGGGAGTTCTGCCTGATAGGGGCGAATCTCAGATGTGAGTTCTTCACTCAGCAGGTCTGGCAGACTCATCTCACCCTTGGCGTTAATCTCGAAGTGCTTTTGTACAGCCTTCTTGGCTCTCTCCTCCGGATTCTCAAGTATGGTCTGCATATCGCTGACGCGCGTGATGAGTTGCAGCATCTGGGCGTGAAGTGCATTGAGCTGTTCGCGCTCTTCCAGCGTGCTCTCTTTCTCTGAGAGATTCATGATGATAGTCGTCATGCGCGACATTGGCTGACGTAAGTCATCACTGGCCGACTTGATTTCCTCACGCTGCTGAACCAGTTCGCCGAGAATTGCTTTCTTCTTCTTCCACAACAGACGGATGCGGTCCATGCCTTGTTTCCACATGTAGATGACAATGATAAGGATGAGGGCATAGATACCAATCATCCACCACTGCAGGAACCAGGGACGAGCCACAACAATCTCTATGACACGCTCCTGATTGC
Proteins encoded:
- a CDS encoding phospholipase D-like domain-containing protein, with amino-acid sequence MNTLGYKMASVTLVALAILSTSTLKAQDNLTSDSLIYRQLKDYDVTFSDNNSVTLLMSGQEKFDDMFAAIKQARHSVHLEYFNFRNDSIAMLLFDILKEKRKEGVEIRAMFDGFGNDSNNQPLRKHHLEALRKDSIDIVEFDPIRFPWVNHIWPRDHRKIVVIDGSIAYTGGMNVADYYIKGTEQVGAWRDMHCRIEGGAVNVLQQIFCRIWKKATGEDLLSQPQYFRAYEPTAMKGLKPDTTATAGKKLVGIINREPHITNDAMRYFYVNAINDAKDSIHIINPYFTLIPCIKKAIKQALKRGIKVDIMLSAKSDIPLTPDCAFYNAHKLMKRGANVWLYQPGFHHSKIMMVDGKFCTVGSTNLDARSTRFDYEENAVIIDSCTTRELDDMFERDKKESIYLTPQTWKEFRTPWQRFRGWFAHLLRPFL